AAAGCGGCTTCGTCGATCCGGGGCACTATGGTGTGCGGCCGATGGGATTGTTCGTGTAGGCTCGCTAAACCGTCTGCTTCAAAAGCTCTAAAAGTGTTGCGTACTGTTTGGGTGGCGATTCTCAGGGACCTGGCAATTTGGGAGACCACCTGACCCTCATGGCTGGCCAGCAGAATCTGGCTGCGCCGCACCGTGAAGGCGTCTTTGGATTTGAGCTGATCTTGGATGTGCTGGACTTCTGTTTCGCTGAGGGGTCGGACTTTGACTTTGCTGCCCATAGCTCACTGTGACAGATGACGGACATCTTCACAATCTCACTTGTGATCCTGCACTAGTACCAATTCAGGTTACACTCTGGGCCGTTTTCCCCACAGGCGTGGGGATGAACCGAACAATTTCCCACCATCAAAAACCCCCACGTCGTTTTCCCCACAGGCGTGGGGATGAACCGNNNNNNNNNNNNNNNNNNNNNNNNNNNNNNNNNNNNNNNNNNNNNNNNNNNNNNNNNNNNNNNNNNNNNNNNNNNNNNNNNNNNNNNNNNNNNNNNNNNNNNNNNNNNNNNNNNNNNNNNNNNNNNNNNNNNNNNNNNNNNNNNNNNNNNNNNNNNNNNNNNNNNNNNNNNNNNNNNNNNNNNNNNNNNNNNNNNNNNNNNNNNNNNNNNNNNNNNNNNNNNNNNNNNNNNNNNNNNNNNNNNNNNNNNNNNNNNNNNNNNNNNNNNNNNNNNNNNNNNNNNNNNNNNNNNNNNNNNNNNNNNNNNNNNNNNNNNNNNNNNNNNNNNNNNNNNNNNNNNNNNNNNNNNNNNNNNNNNNNNNNNNNNNNNNNNNNNNNNNNNNNNNNNNNNNNNNNNNNNNNNNNNNNNNNNNNNNNNNNNNNNNNNNNNNNNNNNNNNNNNNNNNNNNNNNNNNNNNNNNNNNNNNNNNNNNNNNNNNNNNNNNNNNNNNNNNNNNNNNNNNNNNNNNNNNNNNNNNNNNNNNNNNNNNNNNNNNNNNNNCGTTTTCCCCACAGGCGTGGGGATGAACCGCTCGGACTCAGCGTAGGGGAGCAATTCACACGGTTTTCCCCACAGGCGTGGGGATGAACCAGGATTTTGCCAGAAGGCACCAAATCAAAAACCCGTTTTCCCCACAGGCGTGGGGATGAACCGGTGCTCAGAGGGCACTGGAATGACGTGTGGCTGTTTTCCCCACAGGCGTGGGGATGAACCGTTCGGAGATCAGGAAGCCCTGAGGCGCAAATAGGTTTCCCCACAGGCGTGGGGATGAACCGACCTGCTTGCCGTTGTGGGTCACACTGGCCGCGTTTTCCCCACAGGCGTG
The window above is part of the Deinococcus misasensis DSM 22328 genome. Proteins encoded here:
- a CDS encoding helix-turn-helix domain-containing protein, whose protein sequence is MGSKVKVRPLSETEVQHIQDQLKSKDAFTVRRSQILLASHEGQVVSQIARSLRIATQTVRNTFRAFEADGLASLHEQSHRPHTIVPRIDEAA